A region of Necator americanus strain Aroian chromosome I, whole genome shotgun sequence DNA encodes the following proteins:
- a CDS encoding hypothetical protein (NECATOR_CHRI.G3888.T1): protein MFVHILLYVDVAHLYAEIDVVYPRMTHGRYQHHAPPSRVVKVNRLRFFGHILRRLADRLVQRVLRSLPGSSWKKPSGRKRKFWTEVVKEDLRTLGVDRQFRQDVRFRRIWNRLILCKVSQKIEKLGQCYVEGRHTSYIIIIASSHNAPLFNNENVNQIINYLNE from the coding sequence atgtttGTACATATTTTGTTATATGTGGATGTTGCtcatctttacgcagaaattgatgtggtatacccgCGGATGACacatggaagatatcaacatcatGCACCGCCATCGAGAGTGGTTAAAGtgaatcgtcttcgcttctttggtcatatattaaggagactggcagatcgccttgtacaacgagttctgaggagtttgccgggctcaagctggaagaagccatctggccgaaaacggaagttctggactgaggtagtgaaagaggacctaaggacactcggcgtggataggcagttcaggcaagacgtaaggtttcgcagaatatggaatagattgattctgtgcaaggtctcgcagaagatcgagaagctTGGGCAGTGCTATGTtgaaggacggcacacctcgtaTATCATTATCATTGCATCATCGCATAATGCACCCCTGTTCAATAACGAAAACGTAaatcaaattattaattatctgAATGAATAG
- a CDS encoding hypothetical protein (NECATOR_CHRI.G3889.T2), with amino-acid sequence MIALKSAQRLPRGLTVEWMDGMRAQFSNVWLRDNSLHMRPALVHLDLNPCPQKVDLSGNCVALEWPPFLRAEFPSEFLRSHSRVQPGTNLCKTPNKMILTKPWRIQQRPTSNDMRHIGAMIWKEPLVINGTVWPHLQKIPSVVTVETRYNGARISLVDAVNALKRFAEEYPQYFRFMLDNPIEYQHAFFKASHQLANVDGNKIVSAVFNNDYRSSQMTTDNLDLFYRSLKSFYNICCEMQQEVYINSDELLVVDNSQMLIGAPAQWGREMRLQPHHLLHLFEKKK; translated from the exons aTGATTGCGCTCAAGTCAGCTCAACGTCTTCCACGAGGTCTTACCGTGGAATGGATGGATGGAATGCGAGCACAGTTCAGTAATGTTTGGCTACGAGATAATAGCCTACATATGAGACCGGCGCTGGTCCACCTTGACCTAAATCCATGCCCTCAG aaagttgACCTATCCGGGAATTGTGTGGCTCTCGAATGGCCACCGTTCCTTCGCGCTGAATTCCCCAGTGAGTTCCTCCGGTCACATAGCCGAGTACAGCCTGGAACTAATCTTTGCAAAACTCCCAATAAAATG ATTCTAACAAAACCGTGGCGAATCCAACAACGACCCACTTCAAACGATATGCGCCATATTGGTGCAATGATTTGGAAAGAACCACTTGTGATCAACGGGACAGTATGGCCACACCTTCAAAAG ATTCCATCCGTGGTTACGGTAGAGACACGCTATAACGGAGCTCGTATCAGCCTCGTCGATGCTGTGAACGCTTTGAAACGATTCGCTGAAGAATATCCACAATATTTTCGATTTATGCTCGACAATCCGATCGAGTATCAGCATGCGTTCTTTAAGGCTTCACATCAACTTGCGAACGTTGACGGGAATAAGATTGTATCG GCTGTTTTCAATAACGACTATCGATCCAGTCAAATGACCACCGATAATCTGGATTTATTCTACCGAAGCCTTAAATCCTTCTATAATATTTGTTGTGAGATGCAACAGGAAGTGTACATAAATTCGGATGAACTGCTTGTGGTCGACAATTCCCAGATGTTGATAGGAGCACCGGCTCAATGGGGTCGTGAGATGCGA CTGCAACCTCACCACCTACTTCAcctatttgagaagaaaaaataa
- a CDS encoding hypothetical protein (NECATOR_CHRI.G3889.T1), giving the protein MIALKSAQRLPRGLTVEWMDGMRAQFSNVWLRDNSLHMRPALVHLDLNPCPQKVDLSGNCVALEWPPFLRAEFPSEFLRSHSRVQPGTNLCKTPNKMILTKPWRIQQRPTSNDMRHIGAMIWKEPLVINGTVWPHLQKIPSVVTVETRYNGARISLVDAVNALKRFAEEYPQYFRFMLDNPIEYQHAFFKASHQLANVDGNKIVSAVFNNDYRSSQMTTDNLDLFYRSLKSFYNICCEMQQEVYINSDELLVVDNSQMLIGAPAQWGREMRVRIFA; this is encoded by the exons aTGATTGCGCTCAAGTCAGCTCAACGTCTTCCACGAGGTCTTACCGTGGAATGGATGGATGGAATGCGAGCACAGTTCAGTAATGTTTGGCTACGAGATAATAGCCTACATATGAGACCGGCGCTGGTCCACCTTGACCTAAATCCATGCCCTCAG aaagttgACCTATCCGGGAATTGTGTGGCTCTCGAATGGCCACCGTTCCTTCGCGCTGAATTCCCCAGTGAGTTCCTCCGGTCACATAGCCGAGTACAGCCTGGAACTAATCTTTGCAAAACTCCCAATAAAATG ATTCTAACAAAACCGTGGCGAATCCAACAACGACCCACTTCAAACGATATGCGCCATATTGGTGCAATGATTTGGAAAGAACCACTTGTGATCAACGGGACAGTATGGCCACACCTTCAAAAG ATTCCATCCGTGGTTACGGTAGAGACACGCTATAACGGAGCTCGTATCAGCCTCGTCGATGCTGTGAACGCTTTGAAACGATTCGCTGAAGAATATCCACAATATTTTCGATTTATGCTCGACAATCCGATCGAGTATCAGCATGCGTTCTTTAAGGCTTCACATCAACTTGCGAACGTTGACGGGAATAAGATTGTATCG GCTGTTTTCAATAACGACTATCGATCCAGTCAAATGACCACCGATAATCTGGATTTATTCTACCGAAGCCTTAAATCCTTCTATAATATTTGTTGTGAGATGCAACAGGAAGTGTACATAAATTCGGATGAACTGCTTGTGGTCGACAATTCCCAGATGTTGATAGGAGCACCGGCTCAATGGGGTCGTGAGATGCGAGTACGTATTTTCGCGTAA
- a CDS encoding hypothetical protein (NECATOR_CHRI.G3890.T2), with protein MSKRRAYPRSDAHCPRPGNVANIRGLPARGRSRPKKLVRHRQQLPVRLATLNVGTLTGRSRELADSLRKRRVDICCVQETPWKGSKARELGDGYKLIYHGTSNRNGVGIILNESFRNSVTAVDRLSDRLMAIKVDTGEVELRVVSAYAPQMGCSEEEKACFWEDLEQYVQSLESEEVLLIGGDFNGHVGSRKDGFESCHGGYGYGARNDDGLRILEYAVASDLIIANTQYRKRKSHLITYTSGGRETQIDFWMLRRRDRRLLQDSKVIPTDHVAAQHHLLVMDLKISRPRKRHPRTETQRIKWWNLKDRKERYTLDRGKHSGKDDSR; from the exons atgagcaagcgacg ggcgtaccccagaagcgacgcgcattgtcctcgcccgggcaatgtggcaaatatacgagggctaccggctagaggacgaagccggccaaagaagttagtccgccatcgccagcaactTCCAGTGCgtttggcaacacttaacgttgggacgcttactggaagaagtcgtgaactggcagacagtctcagaaaacgccgtgttgacatatgttgtgtacaggagactccctggaaaggctccaaggcaagggaattaggcgatggctacaagctgatctaccacggcacatcaaatcgcaacggcgttggtatcatattgaacgagtcgtttagaaatagcgtcacagcggtggatcgactatcggatcgcttgatggctataaaagtagatacaggagaagtggaattgcgagtcgtctctgcttatgcgccacagatgggctgtagtgaagaagagaaggcgtgcttttgggaagatctggagcagtacgtccaatccctggaaagcgaagaagtacttttaatcggaggagacttcaacggacatgtcggttcccggaaagacggattcgagagttgtcatggtggatacggctatggagctcgtaacgacgacgggttgcgaatcctggagtatgctgttgcaagtgacttgatcattgctaacacgcagtatcggaaaagaaaatcgcatttgatcacgtacaccagcggcggtcgtgaaacacaaatagatttctggatgttacgccgacgagatcgccgacttctgcaggattcaaaagtcatccctacagaccatgtcgctgcccaacaccatctgctcgttatggacttgaaaatctcccgtccaaggaagagacatccaaggactgaaacacagcgcatcaaatggtggaatctgaaggatcgaaaggag cgttatacgcttgaccgcggaaaacactctgggaaagacgactctaggtaa